The following proteins are co-located in the Alcaligenes faecalis genome:
- a CDS encoding ABC transporter ATP-binding protein, translated as MLKLDSVSTHYGAIQALDQVSVDVNQGEIVTLIGANGAGKTTLLMTVCGSPRASSGSISFMGEDITQADTHRIMRKGIAISPEGRRVFPDLTVSENLKMGGFFLSRSEIDEGEEHVYKLFPRLKERAAQRAGTMSGGEQQMLAIGRALMSKPSLLLLDEPTLGLAPLIIAQIFDIIRTIRDEGVTVFLVEQNANKALQVADRGYVLETGKVVMQDTGANLLANPDIRKAYLGA; from the coding sequence GTGCTGAAGCTGGACTCCGTATCTACCCATTACGGCGCTATTCAGGCGCTGGATCAAGTTAGCGTGGACGTGAATCAGGGCGAGATCGTCACCCTGATTGGCGCGAACGGCGCTGGCAAAACCACCTTGCTCATGACCGTCTGCGGCTCACCCCGAGCCAGCTCGGGCAGCATCAGTTTCATGGGCGAGGACATTACCCAAGCCGATACGCACCGCATCATGCGCAAAGGCATCGCCATCTCTCCCGAAGGCCGTCGCGTCTTTCCAGACCTGACCGTATCGGAAAACCTGAAGATGGGCGGTTTCTTTCTGAGCCGCAGCGAGATCGACGAAGGGGAAGAGCACGTTTATAAACTGTTCCCCCGTCTGAAAGAACGCGCTGCGCAGCGAGCAGGAACCATGTCAGGTGGTGAGCAGCAAATGCTGGCCATCGGTCGCGCACTGATGAGCAAACCGTCCTTGCTGCTGCTGGACGAACCAACGTTGGGCCTGGCCCCGCTGATCATCGCACAGATTTTCGACATCATTCGCACCATTCGTGATGAAGGCGTAACGGTGTTTCTGGTGGAACAGAACGCCAACAAGGCCCTGCAAGTTGCAGACCGTGGCTATGTACTGGAAACCGGGAAGGTGGTGATGCAGGATACCGGCGCTAATCTGCTGGCCAATCCGGATATTCGGAAGGCGTATTTGGGAGCGTAA
- the ugpE gene encoding sn-glycerol-3-phosphate ABC transporter permease UgpE: protein MVERRPILDFFTHLTLILGVIVIALPLYITFVASTQTSAEVARAPMSLWPGSHMVENYITALQGTATNSPPVGRMLLVSMVMALGIAVGKIIISMLSAFAVVYFRFPFRMLFFWMIFITLMLPVEVRIMPTYKVVADLQLLDSYGGLILPLIASATATFLFRQFFLTVPDELIEAARIDGAGPMRFFKDVLLPLSKTSIAALFVIQFIYGWNQYLWPLIITTKEDMYPIVVGIRRMISGGDSVTEWNVVMATALLAMIPPALVVMLMQKWFVKGLIDSEK from the coding sequence ATGGTTGAACGACGCCCTATTCTTGATTTTTTCACGCATCTGACCCTGATTCTGGGTGTGATCGTGATTGCCCTGCCCCTGTACATCACCTTTGTGGCCTCCACCCAGACCAGCGCAGAAGTGGCCCGCGCGCCCATGTCGCTGTGGCCGGGCTCGCACATGGTGGAAAACTACATCACCGCCTTGCAGGGTACGGCTACCAACTCTCCGCCGGTGGGACGCATGTTGCTGGTCAGCATGGTGATGGCGCTGGGCATTGCGGTTGGCAAGATCATTATTTCCATGCTCTCGGCCTTTGCCGTGGTGTATTTCCGCTTCCCTTTCCGCATGCTGTTCTTCTGGATGATTTTCATCACCCTGATGCTGCCGGTGGAAGTGCGCATCATGCCCACATACAAGGTCGTGGCGGACCTGCAGTTGCTTGACAGCTACGGGGGCCTGATCCTGCCCTTGATCGCCTCGGCAACCGCGACCTTCCTGTTTCGTCAGTTCTTTCTGACGGTGCCCGATGAATTGATCGAGGCTGCCCGTATTGATGGCGCTGGCCCGATGCGATTTTTTAAAGACGTTCTGCTGCCTTTGTCCAAGACCAGCATTGCCGCTCTGTTTGTGATTCAGTTTATCTACGGCTGGAACCAGTATTTGTGGCCGCTGATCATCACCACCAAGGAGGATATGTACCCGATCGTGGTCGGTATCCGGCGCATGATTTCCGGGGGTGACAGCGTGACCGAGTGGAACGTGGTGATGGCAACGGCCCTTTTGGCCATGATCCCGCCTGCCTTGGTGGTGATGCTGATGCAAAAGTGGTTCGTCAAAGGTCTCATCGACTCTGAAAAGTAA
- a CDS encoding glutathione S-transferase N-terminal domain-containing protein, giving the protein MKLYYMTGACPLVTRIALEWIGKPFESQRVSRDELQQEAFLKLNPNGAVPVLVDGDLVLTQSIAILEYLNEKNPQANLIGSTIEQRFEARRWLAFLNAEIHRNVGVVFGVHRYADQEATQAEVKGKTAALLTKQLGVIDKHLEGKETLSGSLSVADAYLYVVLRWAGLMKLDLSGMKNLNAFFARMEQNEGVKAALRGEGLLKE; this is encoded by the coding sequence ATGAAACTGTATTACATGACTGGTGCTTGTCCGTTGGTGACCCGCATTGCATTGGAGTGGATAGGCAAGCCGTTTGAATCCCAGCGCGTCAGTCGCGACGAACTGCAACAAGAAGCATTCTTGAAACTGAACCCCAACGGCGCTGTGCCGGTTCTGGTGGACGGTGATCTGGTCCTGACCCAAAGCATTGCCATTCTGGAATACCTGAACGAGAAGAACCCGCAAGCCAATTTGATTGGCAGCACCATCGAACAACGCTTTGAAGCTCGCCGCTGGCTGGCCTTCCTGAACGCCGAAATCCACCGCAACGTGGGCGTGGTGTTCGGTGTGCATCGCTACGCGGATCAGGAAGCGACCCAGGCCGAAGTCAAGGGCAAGACCGCTGCCCTGCTGACCAAGCAACTGGGCGTGATCGACAAGCACCTGGAAGGCAAAGAAACCTTGTCGGGTTCCTTGTCTGTGGCCGATGCTTACCTGTACGTTGTGCTGCGCTGGGCCGGTCTGATGAAGCTGGACCTGTCGGGCATGAAGAACCTGAACGCTTTCTTTGCTCGTATGGAGCAGAACGAAGGTGTGAAGGCGGCCTTGCGTGGCGAAGGCTTGTTGAAGGAATAA
- the livG gene encoding high-affinity branched-chain amino acid ABC transporter ATP-binding protein LivG, which translates to MSPLLQVSNLSMRFGGLLAVDSVSFDVAKDEVFAIIGPNGAGKTTVFNCVGGFYKPTSGSVALEGQPIHGLSSHKVAQKGLVRTFQNVRLFKKLTVLENLLVAQHGQLKAGFLSGLLNLSRYKQAEKEAKERAVTWLDFMGLTDLANREAGNLAYGHQRRLEIARCMITKPRLLMLDEPAAGLNPQEKRDLQALIDQLRREFGVAVLLIEHDMSLVMGVSDRILVMEYGKPIATGLPEEVRNDPRVIKAYLGEE; encoded by the coding sequence ATGAGCCCATTACTGCAAGTATCAAACCTATCGATGCGTTTTGGTGGCTTGCTGGCGGTGGATTCCGTCAGCTTCGATGTGGCAAAAGATGAAGTCTTTGCCATCATTGGCCCCAATGGCGCCGGTAAAACCACCGTATTTAACTGCGTCGGTGGTTTTTACAAACCCACCTCCGGCTCTGTCGCCCTCGAAGGCCAACCCATCCACGGCTTGTCCAGCCACAAAGTGGCACAAAAAGGCTTGGTGCGTACCTTTCAGAACGTGCGCCTGTTCAAAAAACTGACCGTACTGGAAAACCTGCTGGTTGCCCAGCACGGTCAACTCAAGGCCGGTTTTCTATCTGGCCTGCTCAACCTGTCACGCTACAAGCAGGCTGAAAAAGAAGCCAAAGAACGGGCGGTAACATGGCTGGATTTCATGGGCCTGACCGATCTGGCCAACCGTGAAGCGGGTAACCTGGCCTATGGCCACCAGCGCCGCCTGGAAATTGCACGTTGCATGATTACCAAGCCCCGCTTGCTGATGCTGGACGAGCCTGCTGCGGGCCTGAACCCCCAAGAGAAACGCGATCTGCAGGCCCTGATCGACCAGTTACGCCGGGAGTTCGGCGTGGCCGTCTTGCTGATCGAGCACGATATGAGCCTGGTTATGGGCGTATCGGATCGGATCCTGGTCATGGAGTATGGCAAACCCATTGCCACCGGCCTGCCTGAAGAAGTGCGCAATGATCCGCGCGTCATCAAAGCCTATCTGGGGGAAGAATAA
- the proC gene encoding pyrroline-5-carboxylate reductase, with translation MGAMMNPHDTSFKLAFIGAGNMASALAAGLIGKRCGGSDVLAIDIYPPALESWAQQGVQTTHEPGPALSKQRIWVFAVKPQVMKETVLACKPYLQEDTLVISVAAGIPATTLADWLGEPGQPYQRVIRCMPNTPAFIGCGITGLMALEQVDESDKAIAQQLLKSVGEVVWVENDAAIDAVTAVSGSGPAYVFLFIEALIKAGIEQGLSPEQARQLSLATLHGATQLATLSPEEPSVLRERVTSKGGTTAAALNVLNEGGFTPLVQKAVNAAKVRAGELAKEFA, from the coding sequence ATGGGAGCGATGATGAATCCACACGATACCTCTTTTAAGCTGGCGTTTATTGGCGCGGGCAATATGGCCAGTGCCTTGGCGGCTGGCTTAATCGGGAAACGCTGCGGTGGCTCGGATGTTCTGGCCATTGATATTTACCCCCCAGCACTGGAATCGTGGGCTCAGCAAGGCGTACAGACCACCCATGAACCTGGCCCGGCCTTGTCCAAACAACGTATCTGGGTGTTTGCCGTCAAACCTCAGGTCATGAAAGAAACCGTGCTGGCCTGCAAACCCTATCTGCAAGAAGACACACTGGTCATTAGCGTGGCAGCAGGCATTCCGGCAACGACTTTGGCTGACTGGCTGGGCGAACCTGGCCAGCCCTATCAGCGCGTGATCCGCTGTATGCCCAATACCCCAGCCTTTATTGGCTGTGGCATTACCGGCCTGATGGCCCTTGAACAAGTTGATGAAAGCGATAAAGCCATTGCGCAGCAATTGTTGAAATCCGTTGGGGAAGTGGTCTGGGTTGAAAACGATGCCGCCATTGACGCCGTCACGGCGGTATCGGGCAGCGGTCCCGCTTACGTGTTTTTGTTCATCGAAGCCTTGATCAAAGCCGGTATTGAACAAGGTTTGTCCCCTGAACAAGCCCGTCAACTGTCCCTGGCCACCTTGCACGGAGCCACCCAGTTGGCCACCTTGTCGCCGGAAGAACCCTCCGTCTTGCGCGAACGTGTGACCTCCAAAGGAGGCACGACGGCAGCCGCCCTGAATGTCTTGAATGAAGGGGGCTTTACACCACTGGTTCAGAAGGCTGTCAATGCCGCCAAAGTACGGGCCGGAGAGTTGGCCAAAGAGTTTGCCTGA
- the ugpA gene encoding sn-glycerol-3-phosphate ABC transporter permease UgpA: MEKRVVFRHKTLPYLLLAPQLAITLIFFFLPAGQALWQAFHLEDPFGLSSQFVGLDNFTELFSSAEYRASFKTTAVFSLAVSVLGLVVALVLAVMANRVIRGALLYRSLLIWPYAVATAVAGVLWLFLFSPSVGIVAVFLLEHGIQWNPRLNGNDAMLLVVIASVWKQISYNFLFFLAGLQAIPRSLIEAAAMDGAGPMRRFWGIVFPLLAPTTFFLLVVNIIYAFFDTFAIIDVVSQGGPGEATSILVYRVYNTGFRGLDIGSSAAQSVVLMAVVVALTVIQFRYIDRKVTYS; the protein is encoded by the coding sequence ATGGAAAAACGTGTTGTCTTTCGTCATAAGACACTGCCCTATTTGTTGCTGGCCCCGCAGCTAGCCATTACTCTGATCTTCTTCTTCCTGCCAGCCGGTCAAGCGTTGTGGCAGGCTTTTCATTTGGAAGATCCCTTTGGCCTGTCGTCGCAGTTTGTTGGCCTGGACAACTTTACTGAGCTATTCAGTAGCGCGGAATATAGAGCCTCGTTCAAGACAACGGCCGTATTTTCATTGGCTGTGTCGGTACTGGGCTTGGTGGTGGCACTGGTCTTGGCCGTGATGGCGAACCGGGTCATACGGGGTGCGCTACTGTATCGCAGTTTGCTGATCTGGCCTTATGCCGTCGCAACCGCCGTGGCCGGGGTGCTGTGGCTATTCCTGTTTTCTCCATCGGTGGGGATTGTGGCCGTATTCCTGTTGGAGCATGGCATTCAGTGGAATCCGCGCTTAAATGGCAATGACGCCATGTTGCTGGTGGTGATCGCTTCGGTCTGGAAGCAGATCTCCTACAATTTCCTGTTTTTCCTGGCTGGCCTGCAAGCCATTCCGCGCTCCTTGATTGAAGCCGCGGCCATGGATGGGGCTGGCCCCATGCGCCGTTTCTGGGGCATTGTGTTTCCTTTGCTGGCCCCGACGACCTTCTTCCTGCTGGTCGTGAACATTATTTATGCCTTCTTTGACACCTTCGCCATTATTGACGTGGTCAGCCAGGGCGGGCCGGGCGAAGCCACCTCGATTCTGGTTTACCGTGTCTACAACACGGGTTTCCGTGGCCTGGATATTGGTTCTTCAGCCGCCCAGTCTGTGGTGCTGATGGCCGTGGTTGTGGCGCTGACGGTGATTCAGTTCCGCTATATTGATCGCAAAGTGACGTACAGCTGA
- a CDS encoding sn-glycerol-3-phosphate import ATP-binding protein UgpC, translated as MASLRFEGVKKTYPNGTVVIHGIDVDVKDGEFVVIVGPSGCGKSTLMRMVAGLESVTAGQVLIDGNVVNDLEPADRDIAMVFQNYALYPHMSVFDNMAYGLKIRKFSKDEIKQRVNAAAAILELGALLERRPGQLSGGQRQRVAMGRAIVREPKVFLFDEPLSNLDAKLRVQMRLEIQKLHRRLKTTSLYVTHDQIEAMTLAERMIVMNQGMPEQIGTPAEVFEKPASVFVATFIGSPPMNLLPVEVDEQGRIIQDNGQPVQFGPEMVPAAVRGRKVFLGIRPEHIQLHVPGVTTQVEMVEVLGSEQLLHLGCGDYRIIVRCPIEQTRKYPIQIGEAIQIGYMPPHPLHWFDRDTGLRIEA; from the coding sequence ATGGCTAGCTTACGATTTGAAGGCGTCAAGAAAACCTACCCGAACGGGACGGTCGTTATTCACGGCATTGATGTGGACGTGAAGGATGGCGAGTTCGTGGTGATTGTGGGCCCCTCTGGATGCGGTAAATCAACCTTGATGCGGATGGTAGCGGGTCTGGAATCGGTCACAGCGGGTCAGGTGCTGATTGACGGCAACGTGGTCAATGATCTGGAGCCGGCTGACCGTGACATCGCCATGGTGTTTCAGAACTACGCGCTCTACCCCCATATGTCGGTTTTCGACAATATGGCCTACGGCTTGAAGATTCGTAAGTTTTCCAAGGACGAAATCAAGCAAAGGGTCAATGCCGCTGCAGCGATTCTGGAGTTGGGGGCCTTGTTGGAACGCCGCCCTGGACAACTGTCGGGTGGTCAGCGTCAGCGCGTTGCCATGGGCCGTGCGATTGTGCGTGAACCCAAGGTATTTTTGTTTGATGAGCCCCTGTCCAATCTGGATGCCAAGCTGCGGGTACAGATGCGCCTGGAAATTCAGAAGCTGCATCGCCGTCTGAAAACCACCAGCCTGTATGTCACTCACGATCAGATCGAGGCCATGACCTTGGCCGAGCGCATGATTGTCATGAATCAGGGCATGCCTGAGCAAATCGGGACACCCGCCGAGGTATTCGAAAAGCCTGCTTCCGTCTTTGTGGCCACTTTCATTGGCTCACCGCCCATGAACTTGTTGCCAGTAGAGGTGGATGAGCAAGGTCGGATCATACAAGACAATGGCCAGCCTGTTCAGTTTGGGCCAGAGATGGTGCCTGCTGCCGTACGTGGTCGCAAGGTATTTTTGGGTATACGACCAGAACACATCCAGTTGCATGTGCCTGGTGTGACCACGCAAGTGGAAATGGTGGAAGTTTTGGGTTCTGAACAGTTGTTGCACTTGGGGTGTGGAGACTATCGCATTATTGTGCGCTGCCCGATTGAACAGACCCGCAAGTACCCGATTCAGATTGGCGAGGCCATTCAGATCGGCTATATGCCGCCCCACCCTCTTCATTGGTTTGACCGTGATACGGGTTTGCGTATCGAGGCCTGA
- the livM gene encoding high-affinity branched-chain amino acid ABC transporter permease LivM, protein MMNRFSNAFIAAVLAGIIVAPVFGLQIVRAGMNTHLESDWHIILIGMALVFVVQLIRPNVNRTKVRESRWTLPKLSMQHKKILLYIVIACAVVWPFFGGRAQVDIATLVLIYIMLGLGLNIVVGFAGLLDLGFVGFYAVGAYTYALLYHYAGWGFWEALPLAGGMAALFGFLLGFPVLRLRGDYLAIVTLGFGEIIRLLLINMYNLTGGPDGISGIPKPTVFGFPMARRAPEGQTTFHDLMGWTFSNQDVVVYLYLMALALALITLLVSSRVVRMPIGRAWEALREDEIACRSLGLNPTTIKLSAFTMGAMFAGFGGAFFAARQGLVNPESFTFIESALILAIVVLGGMGSQIGVILAAIVLTVVPELAREFAEYRMLIFGLVMVAMMVWRPQGLLPVQRPHVELRS, encoded by the coding sequence ATGATGAACCGCTTTAGCAATGCATTTATCGCCGCTGTCCTGGCAGGCATTATTGTGGCTCCCGTCTTTGGTCTGCAAATTGTACGTGCCGGGATGAACACCCATCTGGAAAGCGATTGGCATATCATCCTCATCGGCATGGCACTGGTCTTTGTCGTTCAGTTGATCCGCCCTAACGTCAATCGCACCAAAGTACGTGAAAGCCGTTGGACCTTGCCTAAACTGAGCATGCAGCACAAGAAGATCCTGCTGTACATCGTGATCGCTTGTGCCGTGGTCTGGCCCTTTTTTGGTGGTCGAGCCCAAGTGGACATTGCCACTCTGGTGCTGATCTACATCATGCTGGGCCTGGGGCTGAACATTGTGGTTGGCTTTGCAGGCCTGCTGGACTTGGGTTTTGTGGGTTTTTACGCCGTGGGGGCCTATACCTACGCCTTGCTCTATCACTACGCAGGCTGGGGCTTCTGGGAAGCTTTGCCACTAGCCGGTGGCATGGCCGCCCTGTTTGGCTTCCTGCTGGGTTTCCCCGTATTGCGCTTGCGTGGCGACTATCTGGCTATCGTCACCCTGGGTTTTGGTGAGATCATTCGCCTCTTGCTTATCAATATGTATAACCTGACCGGCGGTCCGGACGGGATATCCGGTATTCCCAAGCCGACCGTATTCGGTTTCCCCATGGCACGCCGTGCGCCAGAAGGGCAGACCACCTTCCACGATCTGATGGGCTGGACCTTCAGCAACCAGGATGTGGTGGTGTATCTGTATTTGATGGCCTTGGCTCTGGCTCTGATTACCTTGTTAGTCTCCAGCCGTGTGGTGCGCATGCCTATTGGCCGTGCCTGGGAAGCCCTGCGCGAGGACGAGATTGCCTGCCGTTCGTTGGGCCTGAACCCCACCACCATCAAACTGTCTGCCTTTACCATGGGTGCCATGTTTGCCGGTTTTGGCGGGGCTTTCTTTGCCGCCCGTCAGGGGCTGGTCAATCCAGAGTCCTTCACCTTTATTGAATCCGCCCTGATCCTGGCCATCGTGGTGCTGGGTGGCATGGGTTCACAAATCGGCGTCATTCTGGCTGCTATTGTGCTGACAGTGGTCCCAGAATTGGCCCGAGAGTTCGCGGAGTATCGGATGTTGATTTTTGGTTTGGTCATGGTTGCCATGATGGTTTGGCGTCCACAGGGCTTGTTGCCTGTGCAACGCCCTCATGTGGAGTTGCGTTCATGA
- a CDS encoding high-affinity branched-chain amino acid ABC transporter substrate-binding protein, whose protein sequence is MTFTRRFTPALTALATVMAMGTSYAAETIKIGIPQPMTGPSTQYGDQIQAGALTAIDAINAAGGVKGKQLEAILIDDACEPKQAVPAANRVLNSGAKFAVAHACSGTTVPAVNIYEQEGIVAITPGATSPLVTDTIKPHYFFRTIGRDDQQGPFAADYIADVLKPKSIAVLHDKQTYGSGVATQVRDALKKKNMNIVMYEGINVGDSDYSAVITKLKGVNPDLIYFGGYHAELGLLLRQAREQGMTNTFMGPEGVANRDLVAIAGPAVEGLLVTLPTDFTKMPANKDVMENFGKYKRNPNGAFTFPAYAAVQIIADTINAVGEDPAKGADYMHANAFNTAIGKVEYDAKGDLKHFEFAVFKWDKEGNFDLVEK, encoded by the coding sequence ATGACCTTTACTCGACGCTTCACCCCCGCTCTGACCGCTTTGGCTACCGTAATGGCCATGGGTACAAGTTACGCGGCAGAGACCATCAAAATTGGTATTCCTCAACCCATGACTGGCCCGTCCACCCAATACGGTGACCAGATCCAGGCCGGTGCCTTGACCGCAATTGACGCGATTAATGCCGCCGGGGGTGTCAAAGGCAAACAGCTCGAAGCCATCCTGATTGACGACGCATGCGAACCTAAACAGGCCGTGCCGGCGGCCAACCGCGTGCTCAACTCTGGTGCAAAATTCGCTGTTGCTCACGCTTGCTCGGGTACGACGGTGCCAGCCGTCAACATCTACGAACAAGAAGGCATTGTCGCGATTACTCCCGGTGCCACCTCGCCCTTGGTTACCGACACCATCAAGCCTCATTACTTTTTCCGCACCATTGGGCGTGACGACCAGCAAGGCCCTTTTGCCGCCGACTATATTGCTGATGTCCTCAAGCCCAAGAGCATTGCCGTCTTGCACGACAAGCAGACTTACGGCTCGGGTGTGGCCACGCAGGTGCGTGATGCGCTCAAGAAAAAGAACATGAATATTGTGATGTACGAGGGCATTAACGTTGGTGACAGCGATTACTCGGCTGTGATCACCAAACTGAAGGGCGTGAACCCCGATCTGATTTATTTTGGCGGCTACCACGCCGAGCTGGGCCTGTTGCTGCGTCAGGCACGTGAGCAAGGCATGACCAACACCTTCATGGGTCCGGAAGGCGTTGCCAACCGCGATCTGGTGGCTATTGCTGGCCCAGCCGTGGAAGGCCTGCTGGTCACCTTGCCAACTGACTTCACCAAGATGCCGGCCAACAAAGACGTGATGGAAAACTTCGGCAAATACAAGCGTAATCCTAACGGGGCGTTTACCTTCCCAGCTTACGCAGCCGTGCAAATTATTGCGGATACGATCAATGCCGTAGGCGAGGATCCGGCCAAGGGAGCCGACTACATGCACGCAAATGCGTTCAATACCGCCATTGGCAAGGTAGAATACGACGCCAAGGGTGATTTGAAGCATTTCGAATTTGCCGTTTTCAAGTGGGATAAAGAAGGTAACTTTGATCTGGTTGAGAAATAA
- the livH gene encoding high-affinity branched-chain amino acid ABC transporter permease LivH, which produces MSDLLPQIVQQLFNGLSLGAIYALIAIGYTMVYGIIGMINFAHGEIYMIGAYVGLVTLTAIGVGSGLPIWLIILIMLLVAMLVTAVYGYAIEKVAYAPLRGSPRLVPLISAIGMSIFLQNWVALGQGARDMAVPALLTGSFQFSLGSDGFTVTAPYSRVMIIVVTVVLMIMLSLYIKYSRLGRASRACSQDLRMANLLGIDTNKIISFTFIIGAMLAAVGGVLIATAIGKLNPFIGFIAGIKAFTAAVLGGIGSIPGAMLGGVLLGLAETFAAAFISSQYKDIVAFSLLVFILLFRPTGLLGKPEVEKV; this is translated from the coding sequence ATGTCTGATTTACTCCCTCAGATCGTGCAGCAGCTGTTCAATGGATTATCCTTGGGCGCTATTTATGCACTGATCGCCATCGGCTACACAATGGTCTATGGCATTATCGGAATGATTAACTTTGCCCACGGCGAGATCTACATGATCGGCGCTTATGTCGGGCTGGTTACCCTGACTGCGATTGGCGTAGGCTCGGGTCTGCCCATCTGGCTGATCATTCTTATCATGTTGCTGGTTGCCATGCTGGTAACCGCCGTTTACGGCTACGCAATTGAAAAAGTTGCCTATGCACCACTACGTGGCAGCCCTCGACTGGTTCCGCTGATCTCAGCCATTGGTATGTCCATTTTCTTGCAGAACTGGGTTGCCCTGGGCCAAGGCGCACGCGATATGGCGGTACCTGCCTTGCTGACAGGCTCCTTCCAGTTCAGTCTGGGTTCAGACGGCTTTACAGTGACAGCGCCTTACTCGCGCGTCATGATTATTGTCGTGACCGTCGTGCTGATGATCATGCTTAGCCTCTACATCAAATACTCGCGCCTGGGTCGCGCCTCGCGTGCTTGTTCGCAAGATTTGCGAATGGCCAATCTGCTGGGAATCGACACCAATAAAATCATTTCCTTCACCTTTATCATTGGCGCCATGCTGGCTGCCGTGGGTGGTGTGCTGATTGCCACTGCCATTGGCAAACTGAACCCCTTTATCGGCTTTATTGCCGGCATCAAGGCCTTTACAGCCGCTGTGCTGGGCGGGATTGGCAGTATTCCTGGCGCCATGCTGGGTGGTGTCTTGCTGGGTCTGGCAGAGACCTTTGCGGCTGCCTTTATTTCGTCGCAGTACAAGGACATTGTGGCCTTTTCACTGTTGGTCTTTATCTTGCTGTTCCGCCCAACGGGCCTGCTGGGTAAACCTGAGGTGGAGAAAGTCTAA
- the ugpB gene encoding sn-glycerol-3-phosphate ABC transporter substrate-binding protein UgpB → MRTKLFALSLAGLIASIGTAQAATDIQFWHSMEGALGERVNALVKDFNASQSDYQVKASYKGNYGESMNAGVAAFRAGNAPDILQVFEVGTATMMAAKGAIEPVQEMSEKMGKPINPADFLGAVAGYYSSNEGKLISMPFNSSTPVLYYNKDAFKKAGLDAEKPPKTWQELHEAAKKLRESGQECGYTSSWPSWILLENFAAWHNIPFASENNGFGGPSARLQLDNPLFLKHMTFLADMSKDGSFSYGGRGDTANALFTSGKCGMFTGSSGNRANIIKTGEFEFGTSSLPYYSDVQGAPQNSIIGGASLWVFAKKSDDVYKGVTEFFHFISSPEQAAAWHQDTGYVPVTKAGFEMTKDSDFYAKNVGADVAVKQLDASTTENSRGIRLGYLPQIRDIEDGVMEQIFAGKVTPEEGLKAMQTRGNELLERFEKSVK, encoded by the coding sequence ATGCGAACAAAACTATTTGCTCTGTCTCTAGCCGGTCTGATTGCTTCTATTGGCACTGCGCAAGCGGCCACAGACATTCAGTTCTGGCACTCAATGGAAGGAGCCTTGGGCGAACGGGTTAATGCATTAGTCAAAGACTTTAACGCATCTCAGTCGGACTACCAGGTTAAAGCTTCGTATAAGGGCAACTATGGCGAGTCCATGAACGCGGGTGTTGCCGCTTTTCGTGCCGGTAATGCCCCCGATATTTTGCAAGTGTTCGAGGTGGGTACTGCCACCATGATGGCCGCCAAGGGCGCCATTGAGCCCGTGCAGGAAATGTCGGAGAAAATGGGTAAGCCCATTAATCCAGCGGATTTTCTGGGTGCGGTTGCCGGTTACTACTCGTCTAATGAAGGCAAGTTGATTTCCATGCCCTTTAACAGCTCCACCCCGGTGCTGTACTACAACAAGGACGCCTTCAAGAAAGCTGGCCTGGATGCCGAGAAGCCCCCCAAGACCTGGCAGGAGCTGCACGAAGCCGCCAAGAAACTGCGTGAGTCTGGTCAAGAGTGTGGCTACACGTCCTCCTGGCCCTCCTGGATTCTGCTGGAGAACTTTGCCGCCTGGCACAACATTCCCTTTGCCAGCGAGAACAATGGTTTTGGCGGCCCCAGCGCCCGCCTGCAACTGGATAACCCGCTGTTCCTGAAACACATGACCTTCCTGGCGGATATGTCCAAGGACGGCTCCTTTTCCTACGGTGGTCGTGGCGATACGGCCAATGCCCTGTTTACCAGCGGCAAGTGTGGCATGTTTACCGGTTCTAGCGGTAACCGTGCCAACATCATCAAAACTGGCGAATTTGAGTTTGGCACCAGCAGCCTGCCCTACTACAGCGATGTTCAGGGCGCGCCCCAGAACTCCATCATTGGCGGCGCTTCCCTGTGGGTCTTTGCCAAGAAATCGGATGATGTCTATAAAGGCGTGACCGAGTTCTTCCACTTTATCTCCAGCCCTGAGCAAGCGGCCGCCTGGCACCAGGACACGGGCTATGTGCCGGTAACCAAAGCCGGCTTTGAAATGACCAAAGACTCCGATTTCTATGCCAAGAACGTGGGCGCTGATGTCGCAGTGAAGCAGCTCGATGCCAGCACCACCGAGAACTCGCGCGGTATCCGCCTGGGTTACTTGCCTCAGATTCGTGACATCGAAGATGGTGTAATGGAGCAGATTTTTGCGGGTAAGGTCACACCTGAAGAGGGTTTGAAAGCCATGCAAACCCGTGGCAATGAACTGCTGGAACGCTTTGAAAAGAGCGTGAAGTAA